A genomic window from Sorex araneus isolate mSorAra2 chromosome 2, mSorAra2.pri, whole genome shotgun sequence includes:
- the ILF3 gene encoding interleukin enhancer-binding factor 3 isoform X6 gives MRPMRIFVNDDRHVMAKHSSVYPTQEELEAVQNMVSHTERALKAVSDWIDEQEKGSGEHAEAESVDLPAEDETKEGAGEQKTEHMTRTLRGVMRVGLVAKGLLLKGDLDLELVLLCKEKPTTALLDKVADNLAIQLTAVTEDKYEILQSVDDAAIVIKNTKEPPLSLTIHLTSPVVREEMEKVSAGETLPVSDPPDVLDRQKCLAALASLRHAKWFQARANGLKSCVIVIRVLRDLCTRVPTWGPLRGWPLELLCEKSIGTANRPMGAGEALRRVLECLASGIVMPDGSGIYDPCEKEATDAIGHLDRQQREDITQSAQHALRLAAFGQLHKVLGMDPLPSKMPKKPKNENPVDYTVQIPPSTTYAVTPMKRPMEEDGEEKSPSKKKKKLQRKEEKAEPPQAMNALMRLNQLKPGLQYKLVSQTGPVHAPIFTMAVEVDGSSFEASGPSKKTAKLHVAVKVLQDMGLPTGAEGRDSSKGDDSAEETDSKPAAVAAPPVVETISTPSAAFPSDPSSENAQQQGPILTKHGKNPVMELNEKRRGLKYELVSETGGSHDKRFVMEVEVDGQKFQGSGSNKKVAKAYAALAALEKLFPDAPLALDANKKKRTPVPVRGGPKFATKPHNPGFGMGGPMHNEVPPPPNLRGRGRGGNIRGRGRGRGFGGANHGGYMNAGAGYGSYGYGGGNSATAGYTGFV, from the exons ATG CGTCCCATGCGAATCTTTGTGAATGATGACCGGCACGTGATGGCCAAGCACTCGTCCGTCTACCCGacccaggaggagctggaggcTGTGCAGAACATGGTGTCCCACACAGAACGCGCACTCAAGGCCGTGTCAGACTGGATCGACGAGCAGGAGAAGGGCAGCGGCGAGCACGCCGAGGCCGAGAGTGTGGACCTGCCCGCCGAGGACGAGACCAAAGAAGGAGCCGG GGAGCAGAAGACAGAGCACATGACGCGGACGCTGCGTGGCGTGATGCGTGTGGGCCTGGTGGCCAAGGGCCTGCTGCTCAAGGGCGACCTGGACCTGGAGCTGGTGCTGCTGTGTAAGGAGAAGCCCACCACCGCGCTCCTGGACAAGGTGGCCGACAACCTGGCCATTCAGCTCACT GCCGTTACAGAAGACAAGTACGAAATCCTGCAGTCTGTGGACGATGCTGCCATTGTCATTAAGAACACGAAAGAGCCCCCCCTGTCCCTTACCATCCACTTGACGTCCCCTGTGGTCAGAGAAGAGATGGAGAAAGTGTCAGCCGGAG AGACGCTTCCGGTCAGCGACCCCCCGGATGTGCTGGACAGGCAGAAATGTCTAGCTGCCTTGGCATCCCTTCGGCATGCAAAGTGGTTCCAG GCCAGAGCCAATGGGCTGAAGTCGTGTGTCATAGTCATCCGGGTACTGAGGGATCTGTGCACGCGCGTGCCCACCTGGGGGCCCCTCCGAGGATGG CCCCTGGAGCTCCTGTGTGAGAAGTCCATCGGCACGGCCAACAGGCCCATGGGCGCTGGCGAGGCCCTGCGGAGGGTGCTGGAGTGCCTGGCGTCGGGCATCGTCATGCCAG ATGGTTCTGGCATTTATGACCCTTGTGAAAAAGAAGCCACTGATGCTATTGGGCATCTAGACAGACAGCAACGGGAAGATATCACGCAGAGCGCGCAG caCGCGCTGCGCCTCGCAGCCTTTGGGCAGCTCCACAAGGTCCTGGGCAtggaccccctcccctccaagaTGCCCAAGAAGCCAAAGAACGAGAACCCGGTGGACTACACGG TCCAgatcccccccagcaccacctacgcCGTCACACCCATGAAGCGCCCCATggaggaggacggggaggagAAGTCGCCcagcaagaagaagaagaaactgcaGAGGAAAG AGGAGAAGGCGGAGCCACCTCAGGCCATGAATGCGCTGATGCGGCTGAATCAGCTGAAGCCGGGGCTGCAGTACAAGCTGGTCTCGCAGACTGGCCCGGTGCACGCCCCCATCTTCACCATGGCCGTGGAGGTGGATGGCAGCTCCTTCGAGGCCTCAGGCCCTTCCAAGAAGACGGCCAAGCTGCACGTGGCCGTGAAG GTGTTACAGGACATGGGCCTGCCCACGGGTGCCGAGGGCCGGGACTCCAGCAAGGGGGATGACTCCGCCGAGGAGACGGACAGCAAGCCGGCCGCTGTGGCCGCGCCGCCCGTGGTGGAGACCATCTCCACGCCCAGCGCTGCCTTCCCTTCCGACCCCAGCTCCgag AACGCCCAACAGCAGGGGCCCATTCTGACCAAGCACGGCAAGAACCCGGTCATGGAGCTCAACGAGAAGCGGCGGGGGCTCAAGTACGAGCTGGTGTCCGAGACGGGTGGCAGCCATGACAAGCGCTTCGTCATGGAG GTAGAGGTGGACGGGCAGAAGTTCCAGGGCTCCGGCTCCAACAAGAAGGTGGCAAAGGCCTACGCTGCCTTGGCTGCCCTGGAGAAACTCTTCCCCGATGCGCCCCTCGCCCTGGATGCCAACAAGAAGAAGCGCACCCCAGTGCCTGTCAGAGGGGGCCCCAAGTTTGCCACGAAG CCACACAACCCTGGGTTTGGCATGGGGGGGCCCATGCACAAcgaggtgcccccaccccccaatctgcGTGGGCGGGGCCGAGGCGGGAACATTCGCGGCCGAGGGAGAGGGCGAGGATTCGGTGGCGCCAACCACGGAGGCTACATGAACGCTG GCGCCGGCTACGGCAGCTACGGTTACGGCGGCGGCAACTCGGCCACGGCCGGCTACA CAGGTTTTGTATGA
- the ILF3 gene encoding interleukin enhancer-binding factor 3 isoform X2 — MRPMRIFVNDDRHVMAKHSSVYPTQEELEAVQNMVSHTERALKAVSDWIDEQEKGSGEHAEAESVDLPAEDETKEGAGEQKTEHMTRTLRGVMRVGLVAKGLLLKGDLDLELVLLCKEKPTTALLDKVADNLAIQLTAVTEDKYEILQSVDDAAIVIKNTKEPPLSLTIHLTSPVVREEMEKVSAGETLPVSDPPDVLDRQKCLAALASLRHAKWFQARANGLKSCVIVIRVLRDLCTRVPTWGPLRGWPLELLCEKSIGTANRPMGAGEALRRVLECLASGIVMPDGSGIYDPCEKEATDAIGHLDRQQREDITQSAQHALRLAAFGQLHKVLGMDPLPSKMPKKPKNENPVDYTVQIPPSTTYAVTPMKRPMEEDGEEKSPSKKKKKLQRKEEKAEPPQAMNALMRLNQLKPGLQYKLVSQTGPVHAPIFTMAVEVDGSSFEASGPSKKTAKLHVAVKVLQDMGLPTGAEGRDSSKGDDSAEETDSKPAAVAAPPVVETISTPSAAFPSDPSSEQGPILTKHGKNPVMELNEKRRGLKYELVSETGGSHDKRFVMEVEVDGQKFQGSGSNKKVAKAYAALAALEKLFPDAPLALDANKKKRTPVPVRGGPKFATKPHNPGFGMGGPMHNEVPPPPNLRGRGRGGNIRGRGRGRGFGGANHGGYMNAGAGYGSYGYGGGNSATAGYSQFYSNGGHSGSAGGGGGGGGGSSSYGSYYQGDSYNSPVPPKHAAKKQPHGGQQKPAYGAGYQSHPGPQQSYSQNQYSSYGPPQGKQKGYGQGGYPACNSYSSPGGGGGADYSYESKFNYSGSGGRSGGNSYSSGGSYAGSHGGYGGGSGGSSYQGKQGGYSSQSNYNSPGSGQSYSSAPSSYQSAQGGYGRNADHSMNYQYR, encoded by the exons ATG CGTCCCATGCGAATCTTTGTGAATGATGACCGGCACGTGATGGCCAAGCACTCGTCCGTCTACCCGacccaggaggagctggaggcTGTGCAGAACATGGTGTCCCACACAGAACGCGCACTCAAGGCCGTGTCAGACTGGATCGACGAGCAGGAGAAGGGCAGCGGCGAGCACGCCGAGGCCGAGAGTGTGGACCTGCCCGCCGAGGACGAGACCAAAGAAGGAGCCGG GGAGCAGAAGACAGAGCACATGACGCGGACGCTGCGTGGCGTGATGCGTGTGGGCCTGGTGGCCAAGGGCCTGCTGCTCAAGGGCGACCTGGACCTGGAGCTGGTGCTGCTGTGTAAGGAGAAGCCCACCACCGCGCTCCTGGACAAGGTGGCCGACAACCTGGCCATTCAGCTCACT GCCGTTACAGAAGACAAGTACGAAATCCTGCAGTCTGTGGACGATGCTGCCATTGTCATTAAGAACACGAAAGAGCCCCCCCTGTCCCTTACCATCCACTTGACGTCCCCTGTGGTCAGAGAAGAGATGGAGAAAGTGTCAGCCGGAG AGACGCTTCCGGTCAGCGACCCCCCGGATGTGCTGGACAGGCAGAAATGTCTAGCTGCCTTGGCATCCCTTCGGCATGCAAAGTGGTTCCAG GCCAGAGCCAATGGGCTGAAGTCGTGTGTCATAGTCATCCGGGTACTGAGGGATCTGTGCACGCGCGTGCCCACCTGGGGGCCCCTCCGAGGATGG CCCCTGGAGCTCCTGTGTGAGAAGTCCATCGGCACGGCCAACAGGCCCATGGGCGCTGGCGAGGCCCTGCGGAGGGTGCTGGAGTGCCTGGCGTCGGGCATCGTCATGCCAG ATGGTTCTGGCATTTATGACCCTTGTGAAAAAGAAGCCACTGATGCTATTGGGCATCTAGACAGACAGCAACGGGAAGATATCACGCAGAGCGCGCAG caCGCGCTGCGCCTCGCAGCCTTTGGGCAGCTCCACAAGGTCCTGGGCAtggaccccctcccctccaagaTGCCCAAGAAGCCAAAGAACGAGAACCCGGTGGACTACACGG TCCAgatcccccccagcaccacctacgcCGTCACACCCATGAAGCGCCCCATggaggaggacggggaggagAAGTCGCCcagcaagaagaagaagaaactgcaGAGGAAAG AGGAGAAGGCGGAGCCACCTCAGGCCATGAATGCGCTGATGCGGCTGAATCAGCTGAAGCCGGGGCTGCAGTACAAGCTGGTCTCGCAGACTGGCCCGGTGCACGCCCCCATCTTCACCATGGCCGTGGAGGTGGATGGCAGCTCCTTCGAGGCCTCAGGCCCTTCCAAGAAGACGGCCAAGCTGCACGTGGCCGTGAAG GTGTTACAGGACATGGGCCTGCCCACGGGTGCCGAGGGCCGGGACTCCAGCAAGGGGGATGACTCCGCCGAGGAGACGGACAGCAAGCCGGCCGCTGTGGCCGCGCCGCCCGTGGTGGAGACCATCTCCACGCCCAGCGCTGCCTTCCCTTCCGACCCCAGCTCCgag CAGGGGCCCATTCTGACCAAGCACGGCAAGAACCCGGTCATGGAGCTCAACGAGAAGCGGCGGGGGCTCAAGTACGAGCTGGTGTCCGAGACGGGTGGCAGCCATGACAAGCGCTTCGTCATGGAG GTAGAGGTGGACGGGCAGAAGTTCCAGGGCTCCGGCTCCAACAAGAAGGTGGCAAAGGCCTACGCTGCCTTGGCTGCCCTGGAGAAACTCTTCCCCGATGCGCCCCTCGCCCTGGATGCCAACAAGAAGAAGCGCACCCCAGTGCCTGTCAGAGGGGGCCCCAAGTTTGCCACGAAG CCACACAACCCTGGGTTTGGCATGGGGGGGCCCATGCACAAcgaggtgcccccaccccccaatctgcGTGGGCGGGGCCGAGGCGGGAACATTCGCGGCCGAGGGAGAGGGCGAGGATTCGGTGGCGCCAACCACGGAGGCTACATGAACGCTG GCGCCGGCTACGGCAGCTACGGTTACGGCGGCGGCAACTCGGCCACGGCCGGCTACA GTCAGTTCTACAGCAATGGCGGTCACTCGGGCAGtgccgggggcggcggcgggggcggcgggggctccTCCAGCTACGGCTCCTACTACCAAGGCGACAGCTACAATTCCCCCGTGCCCCCGAAACACGCCGCCAAGAAGCAGCCACACGGGGGCCAGCAGAAGCCGGCCTATGGCGCGGGCTACCAGTCGCACCCCGGCCCTCAGCAGTCGTACAGCCAGAACCAGTACAGCAGCTATGGCCCGCCGCAGGGCAAGCAGAAGGGCTACGGGCAGGGCGGCTACCCGGCCTGCAACTCCTACAGTTccccgggcgggggcggcggcgccgACTACAGCTACGAGAGCAAATTCA actACAGTGGGAGCGGAGGCCGGAGCGGCGGGAACAGCTACAGCTCCGGCGGCTCCTACGCAGGGTCCCACGGGGGCTACGGCGGAGGCTCTGGGGGCTCCTCATACCAAGGCAAACAAG gaGGCTACTCATCACAGTCGAATTACAACTCCCCGGGGTCGGGACAGAGTTACAGCAGCGCGCCCAGCTCGTACCAGTCGGCACAGGGCGGCTACGGCCGGAACGCAGACCACAGCATGAACTACCAGTACAGATAA
- the ILF3 gene encoding interleukin enhancer-binding factor 3 isoform X1, translating into MRPMRIFVNDDRHVMAKHSSVYPTQEELEAVQNMVSHTERALKAVSDWIDEQEKGSGEHAEAESVDLPAEDETKEGAGEQKTEHMTRTLRGVMRVGLVAKGLLLKGDLDLELVLLCKEKPTTALLDKVADNLAIQLTAVTEDKYEILQSVDDAAIVIKNTKEPPLSLTIHLTSPVVREEMEKVSAGETLPVSDPPDVLDRQKCLAALASLRHAKWFQARANGLKSCVIVIRVLRDLCTRVPTWGPLRGWPLELLCEKSIGTANRPMGAGEALRRVLECLASGIVMPDGSGIYDPCEKEATDAIGHLDRQQREDITQSAQHALRLAAFGQLHKVLGMDPLPSKMPKKPKNENPVDYTVQIPPSTTYAVTPMKRPMEEDGEEKSPSKKKKKLQRKEEKAEPPQAMNALMRLNQLKPGLQYKLVSQTGPVHAPIFTMAVEVDGSSFEASGPSKKTAKLHVAVKVLQDMGLPTGAEGRDSSKGDDSAEETDSKPAAVAAPPVVETISTPSAAFPSDPSSENAQQQGPILTKHGKNPVMELNEKRRGLKYELVSETGGSHDKRFVMEVEVDGQKFQGSGSNKKVAKAYAALAALEKLFPDAPLALDANKKKRTPVPVRGGPKFATKPHNPGFGMGGPMHNEVPPPPNLRGRGRGGNIRGRGRGRGFGGANHGGYMNAGAGYGSYGYGGGNSATAGYSQFYSNGGHSGSAGGGGGGGGGSSSYGSYYQGDSYNSPVPPKHAAKKQPHGGQQKPAYGAGYQSHPGPQQSYSQNQYSSYGPPQGKQKGYGQGGYPACNSYSSPGGGGGADYSYESKFNYSGSGGRSGGNSYSSGGSYAGSHGGYGGGSGGSSYQGKQGGYSSQSNYNSPGSGQSYSSAPSSYQSAQGGYGRNADHSMNYQYR; encoded by the exons ATG CGTCCCATGCGAATCTTTGTGAATGATGACCGGCACGTGATGGCCAAGCACTCGTCCGTCTACCCGacccaggaggagctggaggcTGTGCAGAACATGGTGTCCCACACAGAACGCGCACTCAAGGCCGTGTCAGACTGGATCGACGAGCAGGAGAAGGGCAGCGGCGAGCACGCCGAGGCCGAGAGTGTGGACCTGCCCGCCGAGGACGAGACCAAAGAAGGAGCCGG GGAGCAGAAGACAGAGCACATGACGCGGACGCTGCGTGGCGTGATGCGTGTGGGCCTGGTGGCCAAGGGCCTGCTGCTCAAGGGCGACCTGGACCTGGAGCTGGTGCTGCTGTGTAAGGAGAAGCCCACCACCGCGCTCCTGGACAAGGTGGCCGACAACCTGGCCATTCAGCTCACT GCCGTTACAGAAGACAAGTACGAAATCCTGCAGTCTGTGGACGATGCTGCCATTGTCATTAAGAACACGAAAGAGCCCCCCCTGTCCCTTACCATCCACTTGACGTCCCCTGTGGTCAGAGAAGAGATGGAGAAAGTGTCAGCCGGAG AGACGCTTCCGGTCAGCGACCCCCCGGATGTGCTGGACAGGCAGAAATGTCTAGCTGCCTTGGCATCCCTTCGGCATGCAAAGTGGTTCCAG GCCAGAGCCAATGGGCTGAAGTCGTGTGTCATAGTCATCCGGGTACTGAGGGATCTGTGCACGCGCGTGCCCACCTGGGGGCCCCTCCGAGGATGG CCCCTGGAGCTCCTGTGTGAGAAGTCCATCGGCACGGCCAACAGGCCCATGGGCGCTGGCGAGGCCCTGCGGAGGGTGCTGGAGTGCCTGGCGTCGGGCATCGTCATGCCAG ATGGTTCTGGCATTTATGACCCTTGTGAAAAAGAAGCCACTGATGCTATTGGGCATCTAGACAGACAGCAACGGGAAGATATCACGCAGAGCGCGCAG caCGCGCTGCGCCTCGCAGCCTTTGGGCAGCTCCACAAGGTCCTGGGCAtggaccccctcccctccaagaTGCCCAAGAAGCCAAAGAACGAGAACCCGGTGGACTACACGG TCCAgatcccccccagcaccacctacgcCGTCACACCCATGAAGCGCCCCATggaggaggacggggaggagAAGTCGCCcagcaagaagaagaagaaactgcaGAGGAAAG AGGAGAAGGCGGAGCCACCTCAGGCCATGAATGCGCTGATGCGGCTGAATCAGCTGAAGCCGGGGCTGCAGTACAAGCTGGTCTCGCAGACTGGCCCGGTGCACGCCCCCATCTTCACCATGGCCGTGGAGGTGGATGGCAGCTCCTTCGAGGCCTCAGGCCCTTCCAAGAAGACGGCCAAGCTGCACGTGGCCGTGAAG GTGTTACAGGACATGGGCCTGCCCACGGGTGCCGAGGGCCGGGACTCCAGCAAGGGGGATGACTCCGCCGAGGAGACGGACAGCAAGCCGGCCGCTGTGGCCGCGCCGCCCGTGGTGGAGACCATCTCCACGCCCAGCGCTGCCTTCCCTTCCGACCCCAGCTCCgag AACGCCCAACAGCAGGGGCCCATTCTGACCAAGCACGGCAAGAACCCGGTCATGGAGCTCAACGAGAAGCGGCGGGGGCTCAAGTACGAGCTGGTGTCCGAGACGGGTGGCAGCCATGACAAGCGCTTCGTCATGGAG GTAGAGGTGGACGGGCAGAAGTTCCAGGGCTCCGGCTCCAACAAGAAGGTGGCAAAGGCCTACGCTGCCTTGGCTGCCCTGGAGAAACTCTTCCCCGATGCGCCCCTCGCCCTGGATGCCAACAAGAAGAAGCGCACCCCAGTGCCTGTCAGAGGGGGCCCCAAGTTTGCCACGAAG CCACACAACCCTGGGTTTGGCATGGGGGGGCCCATGCACAAcgaggtgcccccaccccccaatctgcGTGGGCGGGGCCGAGGCGGGAACATTCGCGGCCGAGGGAGAGGGCGAGGATTCGGTGGCGCCAACCACGGAGGCTACATGAACGCTG GCGCCGGCTACGGCAGCTACGGTTACGGCGGCGGCAACTCGGCCACGGCCGGCTACA GTCAGTTCTACAGCAATGGCGGTCACTCGGGCAGtgccgggggcggcggcgggggcggcgggggctccTCCAGCTACGGCTCCTACTACCAAGGCGACAGCTACAATTCCCCCGTGCCCCCGAAACACGCCGCCAAGAAGCAGCCACACGGGGGCCAGCAGAAGCCGGCCTATGGCGCGGGCTACCAGTCGCACCCCGGCCCTCAGCAGTCGTACAGCCAGAACCAGTACAGCAGCTATGGCCCGCCGCAGGGCAAGCAGAAGGGCTACGGGCAGGGCGGCTACCCGGCCTGCAACTCCTACAGTTccccgggcgggggcggcggcgccgACTACAGCTACGAGAGCAAATTCA actACAGTGGGAGCGGAGGCCGGAGCGGCGGGAACAGCTACAGCTCCGGCGGCTCCTACGCAGGGTCCCACGGGGGCTACGGCGGAGGCTCTGGGGGCTCCTCATACCAAGGCAAACAAG gaGGCTACTCATCACAGTCGAATTACAACTCCCCGGGGTCGGGACAGAGTTACAGCAGCGCGCCCAGCTCGTACCAGTCGGCACAGGGCGGCTACGGCCGGAACGCAGACCACAGCATGAACTACCAGTACAGATAA
- the ILF3 gene encoding interleukin enhancer-binding factor 3 isoform X3 — protein sequence MRIFVNDDRHVMAKHSSVYPTQEELEAVQNMVSHTERALKAVSDWIDEQEKGSGEHAEAESVDLPAEDETKEGAGEQKTEHMTRTLRGVMRVGLVAKGLLLKGDLDLELVLLCKEKPTTALLDKVADNLAIQLTAVTEDKYEILQSVDDAAIVIKNTKEPPLSLTIHLTSPVVREEMEKVSAGETLPVSDPPDVLDRQKCLAALASLRHAKWFQARANGLKSCVIVIRVLRDLCTRVPTWGPLRGWPLELLCEKSIGTANRPMGAGEALRRVLECLASGIVMPDGSGIYDPCEKEATDAIGHLDRQQREDITQSAQHALRLAAFGQLHKVLGMDPLPSKMPKKPKNENPVDYTVQIPPSTTYAVTPMKRPMEEDGEEKSPSKKKKKLQRKEEKAEPPQAMNALMRLNQLKPGLQYKLVSQTGPVHAPIFTMAVEVDGSSFEASGPSKKTAKLHVAVKVLQDMGLPTGAEGRDSSKGDDSAEETDSKPAAVAAPPVVETISTPSAAFPSDPSSENAQQQGPILTKHGKNPVMELNEKRRGLKYELVSETGGSHDKRFVMEVEVDGQKFQGSGSNKKVAKAYAALAALEKLFPDAPLALDANKKKRTPVPVRGGPKFATKPHNPGFGMGGPMHNEVPPPPNLRGRGRGGNIRGRGRGRGFGGANHGGYMNAGAGYGSYGYGGGNSATAGYSQFYSNGGHSGSAGGGGGGGGGSSSYGSYYQGDSYNSPVPPKHAAKKQPHGGQQKPAYGAGYQSHPGPQQSYSQNQYSSYGPPQGKQKGYGQGGYPACNSYSSPGGGGGADYSYESKFNYSGSGGRSGGNSYSSGGSYAGSHGGYGGGSGGSSYQGKQGGYSSQSNYNSPGSGQSYSSAPSSYQSAQGGYGRNADHSMNYQYR from the exons ATGCGAATCTTTGTGAATGATGACCGGCACGTGATGGCCAAGCACTCGTCCGTCTACCCGacccaggaggagctggaggcTGTGCAGAACATGGTGTCCCACACAGAACGCGCACTCAAGGCCGTGTCAGACTGGATCGACGAGCAGGAGAAGGGCAGCGGCGAGCACGCCGAGGCCGAGAGTGTGGACCTGCCCGCCGAGGACGAGACCAAAGAAGGAGCCGG GGAGCAGAAGACAGAGCACATGACGCGGACGCTGCGTGGCGTGATGCGTGTGGGCCTGGTGGCCAAGGGCCTGCTGCTCAAGGGCGACCTGGACCTGGAGCTGGTGCTGCTGTGTAAGGAGAAGCCCACCACCGCGCTCCTGGACAAGGTGGCCGACAACCTGGCCATTCAGCTCACT GCCGTTACAGAAGACAAGTACGAAATCCTGCAGTCTGTGGACGATGCTGCCATTGTCATTAAGAACACGAAAGAGCCCCCCCTGTCCCTTACCATCCACTTGACGTCCCCTGTGGTCAGAGAAGAGATGGAGAAAGTGTCAGCCGGAG AGACGCTTCCGGTCAGCGACCCCCCGGATGTGCTGGACAGGCAGAAATGTCTAGCTGCCTTGGCATCCCTTCGGCATGCAAAGTGGTTCCAG GCCAGAGCCAATGGGCTGAAGTCGTGTGTCATAGTCATCCGGGTACTGAGGGATCTGTGCACGCGCGTGCCCACCTGGGGGCCCCTCCGAGGATGG CCCCTGGAGCTCCTGTGTGAGAAGTCCATCGGCACGGCCAACAGGCCCATGGGCGCTGGCGAGGCCCTGCGGAGGGTGCTGGAGTGCCTGGCGTCGGGCATCGTCATGCCAG ATGGTTCTGGCATTTATGACCCTTGTGAAAAAGAAGCCACTGATGCTATTGGGCATCTAGACAGACAGCAACGGGAAGATATCACGCAGAGCGCGCAG caCGCGCTGCGCCTCGCAGCCTTTGGGCAGCTCCACAAGGTCCTGGGCAtggaccccctcccctccaagaTGCCCAAGAAGCCAAAGAACGAGAACCCGGTGGACTACACGG TCCAgatcccccccagcaccacctacgcCGTCACACCCATGAAGCGCCCCATggaggaggacggggaggagAAGTCGCCcagcaagaagaagaagaaactgcaGAGGAAAG AGGAGAAGGCGGAGCCACCTCAGGCCATGAATGCGCTGATGCGGCTGAATCAGCTGAAGCCGGGGCTGCAGTACAAGCTGGTCTCGCAGACTGGCCCGGTGCACGCCCCCATCTTCACCATGGCCGTGGAGGTGGATGGCAGCTCCTTCGAGGCCTCAGGCCCTTCCAAGAAGACGGCCAAGCTGCACGTGGCCGTGAAG GTGTTACAGGACATGGGCCTGCCCACGGGTGCCGAGGGCCGGGACTCCAGCAAGGGGGATGACTCCGCCGAGGAGACGGACAGCAAGCCGGCCGCTGTGGCCGCGCCGCCCGTGGTGGAGACCATCTCCACGCCCAGCGCTGCCTTCCCTTCCGACCCCAGCTCCgag AACGCCCAACAGCAGGGGCCCATTCTGACCAAGCACGGCAAGAACCCGGTCATGGAGCTCAACGAGAAGCGGCGGGGGCTCAAGTACGAGCTGGTGTCCGAGACGGGTGGCAGCCATGACAAGCGCTTCGTCATGGAG GTAGAGGTGGACGGGCAGAAGTTCCAGGGCTCCGGCTCCAACAAGAAGGTGGCAAAGGCCTACGCTGCCTTGGCTGCCCTGGAGAAACTCTTCCCCGATGCGCCCCTCGCCCTGGATGCCAACAAGAAGAAGCGCACCCCAGTGCCTGTCAGAGGGGGCCCCAAGTTTGCCACGAAG CCACACAACCCTGGGTTTGGCATGGGGGGGCCCATGCACAAcgaggtgcccccaccccccaatctgcGTGGGCGGGGCCGAGGCGGGAACATTCGCGGCCGAGGGAGAGGGCGAGGATTCGGTGGCGCCAACCACGGAGGCTACATGAACGCTG GCGCCGGCTACGGCAGCTACGGTTACGGCGGCGGCAACTCGGCCACGGCCGGCTACA GTCAGTTCTACAGCAATGGCGGTCACTCGGGCAGtgccgggggcggcggcgggggcggcgggggctccTCCAGCTACGGCTCCTACTACCAAGGCGACAGCTACAATTCCCCCGTGCCCCCGAAACACGCCGCCAAGAAGCAGCCACACGGGGGCCAGCAGAAGCCGGCCTATGGCGCGGGCTACCAGTCGCACCCCGGCCCTCAGCAGTCGTACAGCCAGAACCAGTACAGCAGCTATGGCCCGCCGCAGGGCAAGCAGAAGGGCTACGGGCAGGGCGGCTACCCGGCCTGCAACTCCTACAGTTccccgggcgggggcggcggcgccgACTACAGCTACGAGAGCAAATTCA actACAGTGGGAGCGGAGGCCGGAGCGGCGGGAACAGCTACAGCTCCGGCGGCTCCTACGCAGGGTCCCACGGGGGCTACGGCGGAGGCTCTGGGGGCTCCTCATACCAAGGCAAACAAG gaGGCTACTCATCACAGTCGAATTACAACTCCCCGGGGTCGGGACAGAGTTACAGCAGCGCGCCCAGCTCGTACCAGTCGGCACAGGGCGGCTACGGCCGGAACGCAGACCACAGCATGAACTACCAGTACAGATAA